A window of Xiphophorus hellerii strain 12219 chromosome 7, Xiphophorus_hellerii-4.1, whole genome shotgun sequence contains these coding sequences:
- the LOC116722516 gene encoding protein Fer3, which yields MEDIGLLLDFDQEGSTDFACWGQMDQNFHFQTQLDSFLMDCQAASGQLSPWSSFGCQSVFSDTQLTFTDLDVQSPGLGACAESDGCSADEPLEAAKRRTRSLVVHQPYKVQRHAANIRERKRMLSINSAFEELRCHVPTFPYEKRLSKIDTLRLAIAYIALLREILTSGSDPKSYVDECMKSGYKNQTNAIWNTSDLTARLSWIKWD from the exons ATGGAGGATATTGGACTCCTTTTAGACTTTGATCAGGAAGGCTCCACTGACTTTGCATGTTGGGGACAGATGGACCAAAACTTCCACTTTCAGACCCAGCTGGATTCCTTCCTGATGGACTGCCAGGCAGCCAGCGGTCAGCTCTCCCCCTGGTCTTCTTTTGGCTGTCAGTCTGTGTTTTCAGACACACAGCTGACATTCACCGACTTGGATGTACAGTCACCGGGACTTGGCGCTTGCGCTGAAAGCGACGGATGCTCTGCCGATGAACCTCTGGAGGCAGCCAAGCGCCGGACACGGAGCCTGGTGGTCCACCAGCCGTACAAGGTCCAACGGCACGCCGCCAACATCcgggagaggaagaggatgcTGAGCATCAACTCTGCCTTTGAGGAGCTGCGCTGCCATGTCCCAACATTTCCCTATGAGAAGCGACTGTCTAAGATAGACACTCTGAGGCTGGCCATAGCCTACATCGCCCTGCTGAGGGAGATCCTCACGTCGGGGTCTGACCCCAAATCCTATGTTGATGAGTGCATGAAAAGCGGCTACAAGAATCAAACCAATGCAATCTGGAATACAAGCG ATCTGACAGCCCGTCTCTCTTGGATAAAGTGGGATTAG